A window of the Lactuca sativa cultivar Salinas chromosome 5, Lsat_Salinas_v11, whole genome shotgun sequence genome harbors these coding sequences:
- the LOC111881873 gene encoding pyrophosphate-energized vacuolar membrane proton pump — MGTSTILSDLGTEIIIPICAVVGIIFSLFQWYLVSQVKLSLEKPSADDKNGYTEALIEEEEGINDHTVVQKCAEIQTAISEGATSFLMTEYQYVGIFMVIFAVLIFVFLGSVESFSTSSKVCTYDTTKMCKPALMTAVFSTVSFILGAVTSVISGFLGMKIATYANARTTLEARKGVGKAFIVAFRSGAVMGFLLAANGLLVLYITINLFKIYYGDDWEGLFESITGYGLGGSSMALFGRVGGGIYTKAADVGADLVGKVERNIPEDDPRNPAVIADNVGDNVGDIAGMGSDLFGSYAESSCAALVVASISSFGINHEFTAMMYPLIVSSVGILVCLITTLFATDFFEVKTVKQIEPTLKNQLIISTILMTIGVALVSWVALPSSFTIFNFGTQKVVKNWQLFLCVCVGLWAGLIIGFVTEYYTSNAYSPVQDVADSCRTGAATNVIFGLALGYKSVIIPIFAIAVSIFVSFTFAAMYGVAVAALGMLSTIATGLAIDAYGPISDNAGGIAEMAGMSHRIRERTDALDAAGNTTAAIGKGFAIGSAALVSLALFGAFVSRAEITTVDVLTPKVFIGLIVGAMLPYWFSAMTMKSVGKAALKMVEEVRRQFNEIPGLMEGTAKPDYATCVKISTDASIKEMIPPGALVMLTPLIVGILFGVETLSGVLAGSLVSGVQIAISASNTGGAWDNAKKYIEAGVSDHAKSLGPKGSDAHKAAVIGDTVGDPLKDTSGPSLNILIKLMAVESLVFAPFFATHGGLLFKIFE, encoded by the exons ATGGGGACGTCCACAATTCTCTCAGATCTCGGCACtgaaatcattatcccaatctgcgCAGTTGTCGGAATTATCTTCTCTCTCTTCCAATGGTATCTAGTCTCCCAAGTCAAACTCTCGCTGGAGAAACCCTCCGCCGACGACAAGAACGGCTACACGGAAGCGTTGATTGAGGAAGAAGAAGGAATCAACGACCACACCGTTGTTCAGAAATGCGCTGAAATTCAGACCGCTATTTCCGAAG GAGCAACCTCCTTTCTAATGACTGAATACCAATATGTTGGTATTTTCATGGTGATTTTTGCTGTTCTAATCTTTGTATTTCTGGGATCTGTTGAGAGTTTCAGCACAAGTAGCAAAGTATGCACATACGACACCACCAAAATGTGCAAACCTGCTCTAATGACAGCTGTCTTCAGCACTGTCTCCTTCATCCTTGGAGCTGTGACTTCAGTGATTTCTGGGTTTCTTGGAATGAAAATTGCCACATATGCAAATGCCAGAACTACCCTTGAGGCTAGAAAGGGTGTTGGGAAGGCTTTCATTGTTGCATTCAGATCTGGAGCAGTTATGGGGTTCCTTCTTGCTGCAAATGGTCTTCTTGTGTTGTATATCACCATTAATCTTTTCAAGATTTATTATGGTGATGATTGGGAAGGTCTTTTTGAGTCTATTACTGGTTATGGACTTGGTGGTTCTTCCATGGCTCTTTTTGGTAGAGTTGGTGGTGGTATTTATACAAAAGCTGCTGATGTCGGAGCTGATCTTGTTGGAAAGGTTGAAAGAAATATTCCCGAAGATGACCCTAGAAATCCAGCG GTTATTGCTGACAATGTGGGTGACAATGTTGGAGACATAGCTGGAATGGGATCTGATCTTTTTGGGTCATATGCAGAGTCTTCATGTGCAGCCCTTGTTGTTGCTTCCATTTCCTCATTTGGAATTAACCATGAGTTCACTGCAATGATGTACCCTCTGATTGTGAGCTCTGTAGGCATCCTTGTATGCTTAATCACTACCTTGTTTGCCACTGATTTCTTTGAAGTCAAAACCGTGAAGCAAATCGAACCTACTTTGAAAAACCAACTCATCATTTCAACTATTCTTATGACCATTGGTGTTGCACTTGTTAGTTGGGTTGCTCTTCCTTCTAGCTTCACCATCTTCAATTTTGGAACACAAAAAGTCGTCAAGAACTG GCAATTGTTCTTGTGTGTCTGTGTTGGTTTATGGGCTGGACTTATTATCGGATTCGTAACTGAGTACTACACTAGCAATGCTTACAG CCCCGTGCAAGACGTCGCCGATTCCTGCCGTACCGGAGCCGCCACAAACGTAATCTTCGGCCTCGCCCTCGGATACAAATCCGTGATCATCCCGATCTTCGCAATCGCCGTCAGCATCTTCGTGAGCTTCACCTTTGCCGCCATGTACGGAGTCGCAGTCGCCGCCCTCGGAATGCTCAGCACCATCGCCACTGGTCTCGCCATCGACGCGTACGGTCCCATCTCCGACAACGCGGGTGGAATCGCCGAAATGGCCGGAATGAGCCACCGCATTCGCGAACGCACCGACGCCCTCGACGCCGCCGGAAACACCACCGCCGCCATCGGAAAGGGGTTCGCAATCGGATCCGCCGCGTTAGTCTCCCTCGCGCTATTCGGCGCGTTTGTCAGCCGTGCCGAGATCACAACCGTTGACGTTTTAACTCCCAAGGTTTTCATCGGTTTGATCGTGGGCGCGATGCTTCCGTATTGGTTCTCGGCTATGACTATGAAGAGTGTCGGGAAGGCTGCGCTTAAGATGGTGGAGGAAGTTAGGAGACAGTTTAATGAGATTCCTGGGTTGATGGAGGGAACTGCTAAGCCTGATTATGCCACGTGTGTTAAGATTTCTACTGATGCTTCTATTAAGGAGATGATTCCACCTGGTGCTCTTGTTATGTTGACTCCTCTTATTGTTGGGATTTTGTTTGGTGTTGAGACGCTTTCTGGTGTTCTTGCTGGATCTCTTGTTTCTGGTGTACAGATTGCTATCTCTGCATCCAACACTGGTGGTGCTTGGGACAATGCTAAGAAATATATCGAG GCGGGTGTTTCTGACCATGCAAAGTCACTTGGACCAAAAGGGTCTGACGCACACAAGGCAGCTGTGATTGGAGACACTGTTGGGGATCCTTTAAAGGACACATCAGGACCATCACTAAACATCCTCATCAAACTCATGGCTGTTGAGTCTCTTGTGTTTGCTCCATTCTTCGCCACCCATGGAGGACTTCTCTTCAAGATCTTTGAGTAA
- the LOC111881874 gene encoding 2-oxoglutarate-dependent dioxygenase 11 has product MASTDSLPVKTAQQMAMDGDQPPPNYIFNATTNYSKFGPLETSPPFAPVPIIDISCFFSSARKVDQQTELAKLRSALSTWGCFQAVNHGLSDSYLDNVRQAIKKFFELPLEEKTKYFRETGSVEGYGNDMTYSKNQAQDWCDRLFLRILPEDERKLRFWPQNPSNLRETIDEYTKKIKFISMVIFEAMAKSLDLKENSFSKFFMEERDVLQGRFILYPPCPMPDKVFGLKAHSDRSGITLLLQDPGVEGLQVWNDGKWYMVPVIRDAIFVNLGDQMQIMSNGIFKSPVHRVVTNKEKGRISVAMFTEPEPNKEISPVDVLVDEKRPRVYKTVKNYAVFNHECFQKGIVALDAVKL; this is encoded by the exons ATGGCTTCCACAGACTCACTCCCTGTGAAAACCGCACAGCAGATGGCCATGGACGGCGACCAACCACCTCCCAACTACATCTTCAACGCCACCACCAATTACTCCAAATTTGGACCTTTGGAAACCTCCCCTCCTTTTGCTCCGGTGCCGATCATTGATATCAGCTGCTTCTTCTCATCTGCCAGAAAAGTTGATCAACAAACCGAACTTGCTAAACTCAGATCAGCACTCTCTACCTGGGGTTGTTTTCAG GCTGTGAATCATGGTCTTTCAGATTCATATCTAGACAATGTTCGACAAGCGATCAAAAAGTTCTTCGAGCTTCCATTAGAGGAGAAAACAAAATACTTCAGAGAAACTGGTTCTGTTGAAGGCTATGGAAACGACATGACCTACTCCAAaaatcaagctcaagattggtgtGATCGTCTTTTCCTTCGGATTCTTCCGGAGGATGAAAGAAAACTCCGCTTCTggcctcaaaacccatcaaatcttAG GGAAACCATCGATGAGTATACCAAGAAGATCAAGTTTATATCTATGGTTATATTTGAAGCCATGGCAAAGTCGTTGGATTTAAAGGAGaatagtttttcaaaattttttatgGAAGAAAGGGATGTTCTTCAAGGGAGGTTTATTTTGTACCCACCATGTCCGATGCCTGATAAAGTTTTTGGTCTGAAAGCTCATTCAGATAGATCAGGGATTACTCTTTTGTTGCAAGATCCTGGAGTTGAAGGGCTTCAAGTGTGGAATGATGGAAAATGGTACATGGTTCCTGTTATCCGTGACGCCATTTTTGTTAATCTTGGTGACCAAATGCAG ATAATGAGTAATGGGATTTTCAAGAGCCCAGTTCATAGGGTGGTGACAAACAAGGAGAAGGGACGAATATCAGTGGCCATGTTTACAGAACCCGAGCCAAACAAAGAGATTAGTCCCGTGGATGTTTTGGTCGATGAGAAGAGACCAAGGGTTTACAAAACCGTGAAAAACTATGCAGTATTTAACCATGAATGCTTTCAGAAAGGCATTGTTGCTCTTGATGCTGTGAAACTGTAA